The Streptomyces sp. NBC_01255 genome window below encodes:
- a CDS encoding RidA family protein, whose amino-acid sequence MTPTSPPPFTRVRVTADPDWYEEAGISLGIRVGGLVFTSGQAPIDAHGTTVGHGDFAAQAAQALANVSTVLTNAGSGLDRLVKLTVFATDLSPSHQEAFAALRAKHYAPPFPAETFVQVAALADPAWLIEIEAVATAS is encoded by the coding sequence ATGACACCGACCTCCCCTCCGCCCTTCACCCGCGTCCGCGTCACGGCGGACCCCGACTGGTACGAGGAGGCCGGCATCTCCCTCGGCATCCGGGTGGGCGGCCTGGTCTTCACCTCCGGACAAGCCCCGATCGACGCACACGGAACCACCGTCGGCCACGGCGATTTCGCGGCGCAGGCCGCCCAGGCCCTGGCCAACGTGTCCACCGTCCTGACCAACGCCGGCTCCGGCCTCGACCGGCTGGTGAAGCTCACCGTCTTCGCCACGGACCTCTCCCCCTCCCATCAGGAGGCCTTCGCCGCCCTCCGCGCGAAGCACTACGCCCCGCCCTTCCCCGCGGAGACCTTCGTCCAGGTCGCCGCGCTGGCGGACCCCGCCTGGCTGATCGAGATCGAAGCGGTCGCCACCGCCTCCTGA
- a CDS encoding TetR/AcrR family transcriptional regulator has translation MARPREFDEERVVTAAMETFWRHGYEGTSTRDLCDSTGLGPSSLYNAFGGKRPLYLRALHRYYETRTAEQVALLQGPGPVKDRLRAMMLHAVDADLDEADGRGCFAIHAAVEASGPDQDVRDAVQRSFDRVENELYAILAAGRHSGEIRSTGDLRALARRVQSTYYGLRVLGRVQRNRQALLDTVDSTLADL, from the coding sequence ATGGCCAGGCCGCGAGAGTTCGACGAGGAGCGTGTCGTGACCGCGGCCATGGAGACGTTCTGGCGGCACGGCTACGAGGGCACGTCGACCCGCGATCTCTGCGACAGCACGGGCCTCGGGCCGTCGAGCCTCTACAACGCCTTCGGCGGCAAGCGCCCGCTCTACCTCCGCGCCCTCCACCGCTACTACGAGACCCGCACCGCCGAGCAGGTCGCACTGCTCCAGGGCCCCGGCCCCGTCAAGGACCGCCTGCGCGCGATGATGCTCCACGCCGTCGACGCGGACCTCGACGAGGCCGACGGCCGCGGCTGCTTCGCGATCCATGCCGCCGTCGAGGCCTCCGGCCCGGACCAGGACGTCAGGGACGCCGTACAGCGCAGCTTCGACCGGGTCGAGAACGAGCTGTACGCGATCCTCGCCGCCGGCCGCCACAGCGGCGAGATCCGCTCCACCGGCGACCTCCGCGCCCTCGCCCGCCGTGTCCAGAGCACGTACTACGGACTGCGCGTGCTCGGCCGCGTCCAGCGAAACCGGCAGGCCCTGCTGGACACCGTGGACAGCACCCTCGCCGACCTCTAG
- a CDS encoding ATP-binding protein has product MDARPADSHARASGADPQEELAARLRLLHELSGLGVRALARDTGLSSSSLSRYLNGRTVPPWPAVVALCRLVKRDPRPLRPLWERTSNPLPPPPKSSRQIRPLPRNDLPRDVPDFTGREERLAAVFAAVESHRAVSVDGMAGVGKTCLAVHAAHRLAADFPDAQLYVDLHGFTEGRPPLDPDSALRMLLAALDVPSEKVPREGVEELAACWRSELARRRVVVVLDNAADADQVRPLLPGAGPSVALITSRNRLLGLDEVPPVSLDVLSPAESAELLARASGDPGGPDSRLARDPEAAAEVLRLCGRLPLALRLAAARLRHRPGWTVGILVERMSEGASEGASEFDAEFGAAFAMSVRQLDRARARLFRLLGLLPGESFDAYVVAALADLPLREARASLEDLVDAHLVQEPTPGRYRLHDLVHQHARRAVAEQDAAPARERALHRVLDYYVHATAAADAAMPYLAPGRPASAGVPPAVLPRFADKNAAFGWLVTEYGNLLAAFETAAAVGADTHVCELPRFLRAYFARRCGTSHLNYLFERSLAAAERLGDPLQLAEAYSDLGFARYNAGRMAEATASYDAAEVQAARAGDTRAEAELALRRGYLSWDAGHVEEPLDLFRLAGKLYEQAGSPTGAAHAAASEAWAMLQLGHREEAARRAREVLGIPHTDPTWPPALTARITLGVAVAPDRPEEAVEHLGRALAVARDDGHLHNQAWCLNCRGVALRQMGRYEEALASHREAFALLDEVFEEHWKIHFLDGYAETCRLAGLPDEALRLHRQALELARRLGNRHAEALAHEGIAVLRELAPDAH; this is encoded by the coding sequence ATGGACGCACGACCGGCCGACTCACACGCGAGAGCCTCGGGCGCCGACCCGCAGGAGGAGCTGGCCGCCCGGCTGCGCCTGCTCCACGAGCTGTCCGGGCTCGGCGTACGGGCCCTCGCGCGGGACACCGGCCTCAGCTCCTCGTCGCTCTCGCGCTACCTCAACGGCCGGACCGTGCCGCCCTGGCCCGCGGTCGTCGCCCTGTGCCGCCTGGTGAAGCGGGACCCCCGCCCCCTGCGGCCGCTGTGGGAGCGGACCTCGAACCCCCTGCCCCCGCCCCCGAAGAGCAGTCGGCAGATCCGGCCGCTGCCCCGCAACGACCTGCCGCGCGACGTGCCCGACTTCACGGGGCGCGAGGAGCGGCTCGCCGCCGTGTTCGCGGCCGTCGAGAGCCACCGGGCGGTCTCCGTCGACGGCATGGCGGGCGTGGGCAAGACCTGCCTCGCGGTCCACGCCGCGCACCGCCTCGCCGCCGATTTCCCGGACGCCCAGCTCTATGTGGACCTCCATGGCTTCACCGAGGGCCGGCCGCCGCTCGACCCCGACTCCGCGCTGCGGATGCTGCTCGCCGCGCTCGACGTCCCCTCCGAGAAGGTCCCGCGCGAGGGCGTCGAGGAGCTGGCCGCCTGCTGGCGGTCGGAGCTGGCGCGCCGCCGGGTCGTCGTGGTCCTCGACAACGCCGCCGACGCCGACCAGGTCCGCCCGCTGCTGCCCGGCGCCGGGCCGTCCGTCGCCCTGATCACGAGCCGCAACCGTCTCCTCGGGCTGGACGAGGTGCCCCCGGTCTCGCTCGACGTGCTGAGCCCGGCGGAGAGCGCGGAGCTGCTGGCCCGCGCCAGCGGCGACCCGGGCGGCCCCGACAGCAGGCTCGCGCGCGATCCGGAGGCCGCCGCCGAGGTGCTGCGGCTGTGCGGCCGGCTGCCGCTCGCCCTGCGGCTGGCCGCGGCACGGCTGCGGCACCGGCCGGGCTGGACCGTGGGGATCCTCGTCGAGCGGATGTCGGAGGGTGCGAGCGAGGGCGCGAGCGAGTTCGACGCCGAGTTCGGTGCGGCGTTCGCCATGTCCGTACGGCAGCTCGACCGCGCCCGGGCCCGGCTGTTCCGGCTGCTCGGCCTGCTGCCGGGGGAATCCTTCGACGCGTACGTGGTGGCGGCCCTCGCGGACCTGCCGCTGCGCGAGGCGCGGGCGTCCCTTGAGGACCTGGTGGACGCGCACCTCGTCCAGGAGCCGACGCCGGGCCGCTACCGGCTGCACGACCTGGTGCACCAGCACGCGCGCCGGGCCGTGGCGGAGCAGGACGCGGCGCCCGCGCGGGAGCGGGCCCTGCACCGCGTACTGGACTACTACGTCCACGCGACGGCGGCGGCCGACGCCGCGATGCCGTACCTGGCGCCCGGGCGCCCTGCCTCCGCCGGCGTGCCGCCGGCCGTGCTGCCCCGGTTCGCGGACAAGAACGCGGCCTTCGGCTGGCTCGTCACGGAGTACGGGAACCTCCTGGCCGCCTTCGAGACGGCCGCCGCCGTCGGCGCCGACACGCACGTGTGCGAGCTGCCGCGCTTCCTGCGGGCGTACTTCGCCCGCCGCTGCGGCACGTCCCACCTCAACTACCTCTTCGAGCGGTCGCTCGCCGCCGCCGAGCGCCTGGGGGATCCGCTGCAACTGGCCGAGGCGTACAGCGACCTGGGCTTCGCGCGCTACAACGCGGGCCGGATGGCGGAGGCCACCGCCTCGTACGACGCGGCCGAGGTGCAGGCGGCCCGCGCGGGGGACACCCGGGCGGAGGCCGAACTGGCCCTGCGCCGCGGCTACCTGAGCTGGGACGCGGGACACGTCGAGGAACCGCTCGACCTCTTCCGGCTGGCGGGGAAGCTGTACGAGCAGGCAGGCAGCCCGACGGGTGCGGCCCACGCGGCCGCGTCGGAGGCCTGGGCGATGCTCCAGCTGGGCCACCGGGAGGAGGCGGCGCGGCGGGCCCGGGAGGTGCTGGGCATCCCCCACACGGACCCCACTTGGCCGCCCGCGCTGACCGCCCGGATCACTCTCGGTGTGGCCGTCGCGCCCGATCGGCCCGAGGAGGCGGTGGAGCACCTGGGGCGGGCGCTGGCGGTGGCCCGTGACGACGGGCACCTCCACAACCAGGCGTGGTGCCTCAACTGCCGGGGCGTCGCGCTGCGGCAGATGGGGCGGTACGAGGAGGCTCTGGCCAGTCACCGGGAGGCGTTCGCGCTGCTCGACGAGGTCTTCGAGGAGCACTGGAAGATCCACTTCCTGGACGGTTACGCCGAGACCTGCCGGCTCGCGGGCCTCCCCGACGAGGCCCTGCGGCTGCACCGCCAGGCCCTGGAACTGGCCCGGAGGCTGGGCAACAGGCACGCGGAGGCGCTGGCCCACGAGGGGATCGCGGTCCTGCGGGAGCTCGCCCCCGACGCGCACTGA